In Brassica rapa cultivar Chiifu-401-42 chromosome A06, CAAS_Brap_v3.01, whole genome shotgun sequence, a single window of DNA contains:
- the LOC103871293 gene encoding UDP-glycosyltransferase 89A2, protein MHYVPNILHLSTKMTRVMPLPPSETEGKSLKQHIMVFPYPAQGHLLPLLDLTHQLCLHGDITVSIIVTPKNLPYLSPLLTAHPSTVAAVTFPFPQSPSLPPGVENVKDIGPSGNPVIMASMRQLREPIVNWLSSHPNPPVAIISDFFLGWTNDLGIPRFAFFSSGAFLASILHFFSDKLHLFESTEPVCLSDLPRSPVFKIEHLPSLVPQSPSLQDLESQRDSMMNFLSYGCVFNSCQCLEGEYMDYVKLKTGHNRVFGVGPLSSVGLGKGNFDSSVDVKALMSWLDGCLDGSVLYICFGSQKVLTKDQCDALALALEKSMTRFVWVAKTDPIPDGFEDRVVGRGMVFRGWAPQVAVLSHVAVGGFLSHCGWNSVMEAVASGTMILAWPMGADQFVDARLLVEDKGVAVIVCEGGDTVPNPNELGRVVAETMGECGRNVRGRAKEMGQMVLAATKAGGSSDADLERLVIELSCL, encoded by the coding sequence ATGCATTACGTACCCAACATTTTACATCTCTCAACCAAAATGACCAGAGTAATGCCGCTACCGCCATCGGAAACAGAAGGCAAGAGTTTGAAACAACACATAATGGTGTTTCCATATCCCGCACAAGGCCACTTGCTTCCTCTTCTCGACTTAACCCATCAACTCTGTCTGCATGGCGACATCACTGTCTCAATCATCGTAACACCTAAAAACCTTCCTTACCTCTCTCCTCTTCTCACCGCTCATCCATCCACCGTGGCCGCCGTCACTTTCCCTTTCCCTCAGAGCCCTTCACTCCCTCCTGGCGTTGAAAACGTCAAAGACATCGGTCCTTCGGGAAACCCTGTCATCATGGCTTCTATGCGTCAGCTTCGTGAGCCTATCGTCAACTGGTTAAGTTCTCATCCCAATCCTCCGGTCGCTATCATCTCTGACTTCTTTCTTGGATGGACCAACGATCTCGGTATCCCTCGCTTCGCTTTCTTTAGCTCTGGAGCATTCTTAGCTTCCATACTCCATTTTTTCTCCGACAAGCTTCATCTCTTTGAGTCAACTGAGCCGGTCTGTCTCTCGGATCTTCCTCGTTCTCCTGTTTTCAAGATAGAACATCTCCCGTCTTTAGTCCCGCAGTCTCCCTCATTACAAGATCTCGAAAGTCAGAGAGACAGCATGATGAATTTCTTGAGCTATGGTTGTGTTTTCAATTCTTGTCAGTGTCTGGAAGGGGAGTACATGGATTATGTGAAGCTGAAAACGGGTCATAACCGGGTTTTCGGGGTTGGACCGCTCTCTTCAGTCGGGTTAGGCAAGGGGAATTTTGATTCCAGTGTAGACGTGAAGGCCCTAATGAGCTGGCTCGATGGATGTCTAGATGGATCTGTGCTATACATCTGCTTTGGAAGCCAAAAAGTGTTGACTAAAGACCAATGTGATGCCCTGGCTCTTGCTCTTGAAAAGAGCATGACCAGGTTTGTTTGGGTGGCCAAGACAGACCCGATACCCGATGGGTTCGAGGATCGGGTCGTGGGTCGAGGAATGGTATTTAGAGGGTGGGCTCCTCAGGTGGCTGTGTTGAGTCACGTGGCGGTTGGCGGGTTTTTGAGCCATTGTGGATGGAACTCGGTGATGGAAGCGGTGGCAAGTGGGACCATGATCTTAGCTTGGCCTATGGGGGCAGATCAGTTTGTGGATGCAAGGTTGCTTGTGGAGGATAAGGGTGTGGCTGTTATAGTTTGTGAAGGGGGTGATACTGTGCCGAACCCGAATGAGTTAGGTAGGGTTGTAGCTGAAACAATGGGTGAATGCGGACGCAATGTGCGTGGTCGGGCTAAGGAGATGGGACAGATGGTACTAGCTGCGACCAAAGCAGGAGGAAGCTCTGATGCAGATTTAGAGAGACTTGTAATAGAATTAAGCTGTCTTTAA
- the LOC103871294 gene encoding zinc finger A20 and AN1 domain-containing stress-associated protein 2 isoform X1, which yields MDHDKTGCQSPPEGPKLCINNCGFFGSAATMNMCSKCHKTILFQQEQGAKLASAVSGSPSNILKETFTADLVDAGTKSIEPVAVSVQAVAEVVAPEEAAAKPKEGPSRCTTCNKRVGLTGFKCRCGDLFCGTHRYADVHNCSFDYHVAAQEAIAKANPVVKADKLDKI from the coding sequence ATGGACCACGACAAGACAGGATGCCAAAGCCCACCCGAGGGTCCCAAGCTATGCATCAACAACTGCGGTTTCTTCGGAAGCGCTGCCACAATGAACATGTGTTCCAAGTGCCACAAGACTATCTTGTTTCAACAGGAACAGGGGGCCAAGCTTGCATCTGCAGTGTCTGGATCACCCAGCAACATCCTAAAGGAAACCTTCACTGCTGATTTGGTTGATGCTGGAACCAAATCCATCGAGCCTGTGGCTGTCTCTGTACAAGCTGTTGCAGAGGTAGTAGCACCAGAAGAAGCTGCAGCAAAACCAAAGGAAGGGCCCAGCCGATGTACTACTTGCAACAAACGGGTTGGTTTGACTGGATTCAAATGTCGATGTGGTGACCTCTTCTGTGGTACGCACCGCTATGCAGACGTTCATAACTGCTCTTTCGATTACCATGTTGCTGCGCAAGAAGCTATAGCCAAAGCGAACCCGGTTGTGAAGGCAGATAAGCTTGACAAGATCTGA
- the LOC103871294 gene encoding zinc finger A20 and AN1 domain-containing stress-associated protein 2 (The RefSeq protein has 2 substitutions compared to this genomic sequence) — translation MDHDKTGCQSPPEGPKLCINNCGFFGSAATMNMCSKCHKTILFQQEQGAKLASAVSGSPSNILKETFTAALVDAETKSIEPVAVSVQAVAEVVAPEEAAAKPKEGPSRCTTCNKRVGLTGFKCRCGDLFCGTHRYADVHNCSFDYHVAAQEAIAKANPVVKADKLDKI, via the coding sequence ATGGACCACGACAAGACAGGATGCCAAAGCCCACCCGAGGGTCCCAAGCTATGCATCAACAACTGCGGTTTCTTCGGAAGCGCTGCCACAATGAACATGTGTTCCAAGTGCCACAAGACTATCTTGTTTCAACAGGAACAGGGGGCCAAGCTTGCATCTGCAGTGTCTGGATCACCCAGCAACATCCTAAAGGAAACCTTCACTGCTGATTTGGTTGATGCTGGAACCAAATCCATCGAGCCTGTGGCTGTCTCTGTACAAGCTGTTGCAGAGGTAGTAGCACCAGAAGAAGCTGCAGCAAAACCAAAGGAAGGGCCCAGCCGATGTACTACTTGCAACAAACGGGTTGGTTTGACTGGATTCAAATGTCGATGTGGTGACCTCTTCTGTGGTACGCACCGCTATGCAGACGTTCATAACTGCTCTTTCGATTACCATGTTGCTGCGCAAGAAGCTATAGCCAAAGCGAACCCGGTTGTGAAGGCAGATAAGCTTGACAAGATCTGA